A window of Clupea harengus chromosome 24, Ch_v2.0.2, whole genome shotgun sequence genomic DNA:
TGAGAATCAAGCACACACGGAGATGGGGGCTGCATGTAGCCACATTCCATGAACGGTTCTGTTTTAGTGTCATTTAACtctctatgtttgtgtgcttgttttgttgttgttgtttgtgtcgcataactctgttgttgttgttgtgtgtggaaAGAAAGCATGTTGATACAATGTGTTGATGTTCAAAATCTTATATTGTGTCACAcaacttttgtttgtttgtttgtttgttggtttgtttgtgtcccataaccgtgtgtgtgtgtggatcagaggTGTCAGTTTGAGCAGCAGAAGGCCTCTCTGGTGAGGCAGCAGTACCTGTTCAACTCTCCCCCCGTCAAACTCTCCCACCCTAACAGAAGGGTCAGCCCTGCCATCAGTGAGTCCACACCAGTACACCACCCTATCagtacaccaccacaccagtaCACCACCagtacaccaccacaccactcaACCAGTACGCCACACCACCagtacaccaccacaccagtacaccaccacaccacccaaccAGTACACCACCagtacaccaccacaccagtacaccagtacaccaccagtacaccagtacaccaccacaccaccagtACACCACACCAGTACACCACTACCAGAATGTCAACATTGGATTTTCATGTGTGTGATCGTATAGAGATCTCTTTTCCggatgatcgtgtgtgtgtgtgtgtgtgtgtgtgtgtgtgttctttcagaGATCTCTCATCCTGATGATCCCATGTTCATCTCTCTGGACTCGCTCTGCCTGGCCACACCTTCCTCTACCGGCTCAGACCAGAGCCCTAGGTCACCGGGTCACCAAGAGGTCACGACCCCCAGCACCCCAGAGCTTTACTCTGCCCTCCGGCTTCCCTATCCTAGGTGAGCGACACGATGCAGTCAGAAACACACCTGGAGCTCAGTCAGAAACACACCTGACCACCTCACCATCACCTGTGCAGTTAGAAACACACCAGACCACCTCACCTGTGCAGTCAGAAACACACCTGACCACCTCACCATCACCTGTGCAGTCAGAAACACACCTGACCACCTCATCACCTGTGCAGTCAGATACACACCTGACCACCTCACCATCACCTGGAGCTCAGTCAGAAAACACACCTGACCACCTCACCCACCACCTGTGCAGTCAGAAACACACCTGACCACCTCACCCACAACCTGGAGCTCAGAAACACACCTGACCACCTCACCCACCACCTGGAGCTCAGAAACACACCTGACCACCTCACCATCACCTGTGCAGTCAGAAACACACCTGACCACCTCACCTGGAGCTCAGTCAGATACACACCTGACCACCTCACCCATCACCTGGAGCTCAGTCCAACGCTAAAGCTAGTCAAGTTCAGCCTTCTCTCCAGGATCACACGCAgagcctcctctctcctgcgcacacacacacacacacacacacacacacacatatatatatatatatatatatatacacatacacacacaccctgtctctccctcacacacacaagcacacacacacacaccctgtctctctccctcacacacacacacacacacacacacacacacacacacacacacaggcttacttGACTGAGCTGGGTTATGTGAAACCTGGCATTATTATCCTTTGGGCTTGTCACTGCTGTCTTAAATGTCTCGGGTCGCTGGGTCTTGGGGCAAGTTTCTGCTTTATGAAGGCATCATGTTTTAACTGCTGCTGGAAATGAATTATGTGGGAGGACCAACACATGTCTTAatgggtgtctctctctctctctctctctcaggtctgtgGGTACTCCCTCGCCCACTGAGTgctggagagaagggggaacagagagacCTCACCGCGCTCCACGCCGACGTGACCACGACTACTCCTtctgacgacacacacacacctcaccgcGCTCCACGCCGACGTGACCACGACTACTCCTTctgacgacacacacacctcaccgcGCTCCACGCCGACGTGACCACGACTACTCCTtctgacgacacacacacacctcaccgcGCTCCACGCCGACGTGACCACGACTACTCCTTctgacgacacacacacctcaccgcGCTCCACGCCGACGTGACCACGACTACTCCTTctgacgacacacacacctcaccgcGCTCCACGCCCGACGTGACCACGACTACTCCTTCTGACGACACACACCTCACCGCGCTCCACGCCCGACGTGACCACGACTACTCCTTctgacgacacacacacctcaccgcGCTCCACGCCCGACGTGACCACGACTACTCCTTCTGacgacacacacctcaacacagaCACCCAACACATGCTAGCAACATACATTTTGCCATGTTGTCACACAACTACCGCCAaaatgcactacacacacaccgccaaaatgcactacacacacaccgccaaaATGCACTTACGCTCAGTATGCTCAGGCTGTTATTTCACGATTCCTTGTTTGTGATgtcattatttttttcatctTATTATGGATAAAGTTCTTGAATAATTCGTTTTGGTAAGAGTGCTGACGAACGTTTTAAAGTGTTTGTGCCAATAAATGTTTTTCCAAATCCCATGAGTCCATTTTTCAGTGTTTATGCATACATTATTAATTAATGTGAGATTCAATTTTAATTCATGGCAGAAAGgtgccatattatgaaaattctagtgcttctacacgttaatttgggtatctggcatgtctaccaacccaaaaacgctgggaaaaaaaccattggcgatctttgttgTGGTTCCTCtaggtcagaaacgtcatgattgagtctgcgaatgagattcccgtgtGTAGGCTCGTCACACTACATTGGGAGGTTCactacatggccttggcccaccccccacctcatccccCACTCGTTACATATAATTCATTTCCCAGAGGCATCAAGCCGTTATTGCAAAGCTCGGATATACTTtcaatagctagctagcagcatgcaGCAAACGAAGccctcaagatgcgctgtggtcgGCTGCACAGATCCGCACAGATCTATACATCAtgttccagcctcagaagagaCAAAAGCGAAATGGATGGATTTCAtttttgaaggcaatgtcccggaaagaattggcaaaattttgtttgtgtgcgcaaaCCATTTTGAATTGGACTGTTTTACCAACCTGGGCCAATATAACGCTGGACTCGCAACAAGATTGACTTTGCACGCGGGTTCAGTACCATCTATCCGTCGCATTTCAGACGAGGGatatgtaagtattttttttttaaataattctggTACGTGCATTGACCATTTAGTGTGGGTGGAACTAGTATGTGTAATTTTCGCGAACAATAACCTTTAGTTAAAAAAGAACTATAACTTTTTTAACATTAGCGTGTAGGACCTTGCCTCGGAGCCAGCTGGTGTATATAGCTGTGGCAGTTAGAAGTTCGCTAGAAATGTGGCCAATGTGTTGAATTTTTCTGTTGGCAATGTGATGCATTAGGCTAGTCATGTCTGCCTTGTACAGCAGTTCGTTTGGATAATTTGTAATAGGTGTGATAATTTACGTTTGCATGGGTATATAGTGCCTActgcaaacagcaagaacatTTCTGTGAACTAGTTTGTTAGGACTTCGAGATGTTAACACTAAAATAACCTGGCAGTGAAATTATAGGCTTTGTGTAAAACTTAGCGACATTAGCATCTTGTAGTGTGTAGGAGCCAGCTGATGTATATCAATCGCTAAAGATATGGCCAACGaatttttgtgtgaacagttaGGCTAGCCTATTTTAATCTAGGCTTACTTATACAGTAGATAGTTCGTTTGGATGTCTATGGAGAGGAATTTGTGTCGAAGTATATAATGTCTTTATGAAAAATAGTTCTCTCATCCAAAAAAACATTCCTTTGTGAAAATGCttgtgttggggtggaggtgttaATAGTCTGCCTGCAAATATGATTCAAGGCAATTAGCCCTCCTGTTGACACCTTCGACACAACAATGATGGGGTCATACATGTTAAATGGGCACTTTTTTTGTTCATGAACGACGTGGTTAGCAGCTAAGAGACTCACCTGCATTTACCAAAACatgctgcttactgttcatatcacttgtatcttataccatactgtatatattctatttatcaatttttatattaccactttgcacatactctgcactcttctgattttgcacttctggttagatactaactgcatttcgttgcctcagtacttgtactctgtgcaatgacaataaagttgaatctaatctaataacaTTGCTGCTCATATTGTTTAGGCAAGCACACCTGGACAGTGTGCTAGGGTACATCATGTAGCCTGCCAAACGGATCGACCAAAGATGTGCACAGTTGGCACGCAGCATTCTGTGAAAACACCGCGACCTCACTACAAAAGTACAGGTTTGTTTACCCTCAGTTACTTCGTCATGTCATTGATTGTGTCTCCGTGTTaactcttccagccccaagtttttgtcctacaaacataaaactaacacccaccgCAACCTTGGACCCTTTACTTTTACAATATGtacagtttgaaactaaaatataaataatcactttgtaaggagaatataGCGAatcccttgcacatttcagcaggtacaaacacttgaaaagagacagaaataagtaaataaataaatgttccataaattttaaatacattttacagtgagtgataagcgagatcaaagaggtatgtcttaaaggtttcaaccgtttcagccattcttaggtattctggcagagtgttccaaaggttgggggcatagaaactaaaagctgcttccccatgtctctttgtcctggcttttggaactgttagaagttcagtgccggaggacctcagggatctactgggtgtgtaccttgagagcatgtctgttatatattcaggtgcatgactatggagtgatttatagactagtaggagaaccttgaaatctattctaaaactaacaggtagccagtgcagtgattttaatactggtgtgatgtgcgctctccgtcttgttttagtgaggactcgcgctgctgcattctgtattgtttgtagttgactaatggctttttttggtagaccagacaaaagcgagttacagtagtctagcctgctcgtgatgaacgcgtgcatcagtctttcggtgtcagcctgagcgagaaacggttgcaccttagcaatgtttcttaagtgataaaaagatgttttaattatatttttgatatgggtttcaaaattgagatctgagtcaaatatgacacctaggtttctggcttggtgcttggtgttaagtgctagtgtttttaagtgtgcagatagtttctctctttcgcatggcagactacctaacagagTCAAAAAAGGCCTTGGTGTTGGAAGTGTTAAAGTTGTAACAGCATCTCATTTTTTAATTTGTTATGACTCCAAGGACACTGAATGTCTGTTTTATCATAGGCACACAGAAAACTGTGCCCTGCACTGATGTCGGTGTTGGAACCTCAGCTGTGGCCTTCAAAGCATCACAGCCATTCCTAACATCGACCGCAAGTAAGAGACCTCgcttggaggaggaagaggacaaccCTTTTGATGGAAGTTCAAGTATGGACTTCGGAGAGCCACAGGATGCTACCTATGATCCTGATGACTCGGTCACAGTCTTGACTGACTCAGCAGATGTGACGTGAGTGACTCAATATTTAATCTAAACATTTTAATAATCAGATGGATTACCATCCTACACTTATTTTAGCTGTAGCAGCATggaagtattttttttctgaaatctTTGTCTTTTTAATAGAATGGAATCTTCCAACCCTGTTCATAAGACACCCACATATATTGTCTATGAAAACTGCCTCTTGGAGCTGTTTGAGGTGTGCCCTGTGTGTCGGCGGGTGACAGATGTGCGGACAAGAAGGGTTGGGACATTCCTCTCTGTAGAACAGAAGTGCCCACACTGTCAGTTCTACAGGAAATGGAATAGTCAGCCTCTTCTTGGTAGCACTCCTGTTGGGAACATCCAACTGTCAGCTGCAGTGTATGCCACTGGTGCATCTTTCTTCAAACTGGAGAAGGTAATTGTTCATTGACTTTACCTTACTTAACAACTTAATCCACTTGTAGTAATTAATTGAACATGGAATATTATCATCTGAATTTTCTGGAgtgaaattatatatatatatgtgttcaTTTGTATCTACACACAATCCCAAAAGCAGTACTAAAGAGTCCTGTGTCTTTTTTGACCTCAGATATTCCGGGCAATGCAGTTGAGGATGTTTCAGTATGACACATTCCGAAGGCACGCCCGGATGTACATAGAGCCTGCAATCGTGCACAGCTGGAAAACCGCGCAGGATGGCATGTTGGACCAGTTACGCCAGCGACAGAAAGTCATCCTAGGTGGTGACTTGAGGGCTGACTCACCAGGTATGTAATACTGACAGTTACTTTTTCattaaaatgtctttgtttagaCAAAGGGCTACTAAGAAAACAATATATCATACAATGACATGTGAAATGACATATAAAGTAAAATAATTACATCTATTTTTGAAGGACATTGTGCCAAGTTTGGCAGTTACACGGTGATGGACCTGACGAACAACACTATTATTGATCTTCAGCTGGTTCAGGTGAGTAACATAAACTCCAATGCGTAAACTAAactaagggggaggggggggtggtaggtgtgtgtgaataacaccacagacaggaagtctgggCTGCTCACAAAAACCTTGGCATGGTcacaaacagagggaggaagatagtCATGACTACTGAAATAAtgaaaatgcaatgaaataAATTCACTGAGATTGTTCGATATGTGAACAAAGTCCAGAAATAAAGCTGGTCAACCATTGCTTTATAATCAGAGCAATGAAGTCGGAGGGAGTTACCACATGGAGAAAGAGGGTCTGAAAAGGAGCCTCGCTCTCTTGGAGGCACGAGGTGTGACATTGGATAGCATTGTCACGGACCGCCACCCTCAAATCCAGAAATTCCTGAGGGAGGCCAACATCACACACTACTACGATGTTTGGCACATGGAAAAAGGTATtatttcctgtgtctgtgtaccagGTGGCTCATCAGGCTAAGAAAGTCCCTGTTCACATGTGAAAACTCTATGTTGGTTAATCTATGTTGGTTAATCTATGTATGCTTTCTCCCCAGACCACTTTTGTTCATTATCAAAGTTGTGGAGCACATCAATAATGATCACAAACTGGTGATTTCCTTATTCTATAATCAGAGCAGAAAGTTTTCATAATTGGCAATTTTGTAATTAATgaattcactcactcatacaatACATTGAAGGCATGCCCTGTTTAGAACATTATTTAGACTTTATGTggggatcttttttttttttcaatatataatatatatttttatacttaagagttgtatgtgttttgtttatttattttgtctgttttgttatggtttgtttatttattgttcatctgtattatgtaccctcaatcagggcattgctgcaaaagagccctgtgctcagtcaattctccctgaataaataatgataatgatgatgatgctgatgctgatgacaATGTGTCCGTGCACgactaaaatgttttttttttttattattaggACTGTCGAAGAAACTTGTCAAGATTGCCCAGAACAAAGAATGTGAGAAACTGAAGAAGTGGCTCCCCAGCATAAAAAACCACATCTACTGGACAGCCGCTACGTCAACATCAGGGCCAGAGAGAGTGGCAAAGTGGACCTCCCTCCTTAACCATGTCCAAGACATCCACTCCCATGATGACCCTGTTTTCCCCCAGTGTTTGCATCCGCTACGCATTTCAAGGGACAAGAGCAAATGGTTGACGGCAGGTATGTTCACCCAATTTGCATTGTAAATGTAAGGCTtgtgtttatatacatatataaacaaaccaaaataacCAATGTCATAATCATTTTGAATCTATAGTtatgtttttcccttttttttttacagggacACCAGCCTTCTGCAGACTAGAGAAGGTGTTGACTAACAAGAGGGTTCTGAAAGATGTGGGGAAGCTGAGCCCTCACTACCAGACCTCGTCGTTGGAGTCTTTCCACAGCGTCATTCTGCGTTTTGCGCCAAAAAACgtagtctttccttttcttggaaTGTTATGCAGGTAACAGTACGATCatttttttcaaagaaatgtatacctattatgtattatacaaactattatacacgcatacacacatgctcttataAGTATTATTTTCTCCTCAAAGACTCTACCTGGCAGTCCTGCATTTCAATGAAAATGCTGGGCGTCCCCAAGCAACAAGTTCAGCTGGTGAGCCGCTATTTAAAGTGAACCTCccaaaatacaagaagggcgaGTGCACTGCAAAGCCGGTGAAAGCAGATCCAACATTCCGTGAGTGTCACAGGCTTTATTTAAGATTCCACAAAGTCAAACAATATACAAACAGTATGtgaaacataaataacatatacattaactgctgtctttaaatggtcttcataataaatagaataatataattcattataaaataaatacaatataaacaataaataaaaacaatgtaaaagttttggaattctttttttgtattacagagTACGTGGATAACCTGTTGGACCTCATCTTTCACGAGGTTTTTCAGGACCCGGCCCCATATGTGAATGAGGTGCTGAAGATCCCAATACCCGCGgatctctctgcccagtttgaGAAACCTGACAAGCGGGAAGTTATAGCCAGCTATGTTTTGAGGTTCAATCGagggcaggtctgaaccccGTATACCTTCCTTGAGCATCAGGGAACACTCTTCGTATCTGGAGCACAACGCAGGACGGCAGGACCACCCTGATTCTCCGGCCCAGATAGCCCCAAcaccagctaacaaagcttctgtacgccaaatacctgtaacgtctaagcaaagtttacattgtataagagaataaaaggtgatacacatatataaagtaTTCCTTTGTTTACAGGATGGCTACGGTTGGCACaaagtgtaattttgtaatcaatgtttttattatactttttttattttatttattacatatgTACCAGCCgttacatttaataactatgttaaaaaagctctgtggcattctttctaGCAATCTTTCTGACATTAAAAGTGTATAAAAACAGTTTTGTGTGCCTTTAGTGTTTGATAAGTAACATGTCAACAATTGACGCGTGTAAAATGAGCAGTTAGCAAAGCAATACAGAGGGAAGggtaatttattgtatttttttcctcagtcatatttgtattgcagaaatgacTGATAAttcatgcataaaaaaaaaaacgtactgcTCTATTCCTCTTAGACTTAAAGGCCCATAATCTGCCCTATAGACATTCGAGgcattctgtagtgagtacacgttcaaacacacaggttcAAGGCCTGGATGATCGACCATACATGTAGTTGGGttctgaagctgcagtagtcttcttgtaaccttgaatattgaaagtgtaagtgacatggaatataaaacagatgatgactgcatatttacaatttacaaaGACTTTTACCTGTGatatctccctgcagcatacaTTCTCAGGCTCCGTAGGCATTTGATCACACTTgccacaaatacacctgtataaacaaagagttttaaaaagtgaaaacTTTGCGGGTAAAGTTTATTTGAAAGTTGTGTTCATATTACAGACATAAGTCTATACAATGTTACAGTAATACTGCTGTGCTTGCCAATTTGTCATTCTACCCCCTGGCGACAGTTAACAGTAGTCCCTTTCACATGAAATCCCAAACAACGCTAGATGAAAATAACTagattcattaattcattcattccctCAAGAAACAGCAGAACATTGATTTTCATCTATGCTATTTCTTGGGAAGTGTGTCTTTTTCTGATTAGGATTAGAGCTAATTTTATGATTACATTTTGGAAAGTACCATACTGGGATACTGGAATTTTAATAATCTCTTTAAGAGACCTGAAGAATCTTTCCACCCTTTCCCATCTATAAAAAAACTGAAGAAATTCCTGATATCTTTTTTGTAGTTGTGTCTTCTGTGGGTACATAAAAACGCAAACACATTCCTACCATATGCAtgtacagacgtggacaaaattgttggtacccttccgttaaaggacgaaaaagccacaatggtcactgaaataacttgaaactgacaaaagtaataataaatacaaatttactgaaaatgtactaatgaaaatcagacatttattttgaattgtggttcaacagaataataatatatataaaaaaagacttaaacttgcctggacaaaaatgatggtacccctagaaaagattgaaaata
This region includes:
- the LOC105908557 gene encoding uncharacterized protein LOC105908557 isoform X1 — protein: MQQTKPSRCAVVGCTDPHRSIHHVPASEETKAKWMDFIFEGNVPERIGKILFVCANHFELDCFTNLGQYNAGLATRLTLHAGSVPSIRRISDEGYASTPGQCARVHHVACQTDRPKMCTVGTQHSVKTPRPHYKSTGTQKTVPCTDVGVGTSAVAFKASQPFLTSTASKRPRLEEEEDNPFDGSSSMDFGEPQDATYDPDDSVTVLTDSADVTMESSNPVHKTPTYIVYENCLLELFEVCPVCRRVTDVRTRRVGTFLSVEQKCPHCQFYRKWNSQPLLGSTPVGNIQLSAAVYATGASFFKLEKIFRAMQLRMFQYDTFRRHARMYIEPAIVHSWKTAQDGMLDQLRQRQKVILGGDLRADSPGHCAKFGSYTVMDLTNNTIIDLQLVQSNEVGGSYHMEKEGLKRSLALLEARGVTLDSIVTDRHPQIQKFLREANITHYYDVWHMEKGLSKKLVKIAQNKECEKLKKWLPSIKNHIYWTAATSTSGPERVAKWTSLLNHVQDIHSHDDPVFPQCLHPLRISRDKSKWLTAGTPAFCRLEKVLTNKRVLKDVGKLSPHYQTSSLESFHSVILRFAPKNVVFPFLGMLCRLYLAVLHFNENAGRPQATSSAGEPLFKVNLPKYKKGECTAKPVKADPTFQYVDNLLDLIFHEVFQDPAPYVNEVLKIPIPADLSAQFEKPDKREVIASYVLRFNRGQV
- the LOC105908557 gene encoding uncharacterized protein LOC105908557 isoform X2: MQQTKPSRCAVVGCTDPHRSIHHVPASEETKAKWMDFIFEGNVPERIGKILFVCANHFELDCFTNLGQYNAGLATRLTLHAGSVPSIRRISDEGYASTPGQCARVHHVACQTDRPKMCTVGTQHSVKTPRPHYKSTGTQKTVPCTDVGVGTSAVAFKASQPFLTSTASKRPRLEEEEDNPFDGSSSMDFGEPQDATYDPDDSVTVLTDSADVTMESSNPVHKTPTYIVYENCLLELFEVCPVCRRVTDVRTRRVGTFLSVEQKCPHCQFYRKWNSQPLLGSTPVGNIQLSAAVYATGASFFKLEKSNEVGGSYHMEKEGLKRSLALLEARGVTLDSIVTDRHPQIQKFLREANITHYYDVWHMEKGLSKKLVKIAQNKECEKLKKWLPSIKNHIYWTAATSTSGPERVAKWTSLLNHVQDIHSHDDPVFPQCLHPLRISRDKSKWLTAGTPAFCRLEKVLTNKRVLKDVGKLSPHYQTSSLESFHSVILRFAPKNVVFPFLGMLCRLYLAVLHFNENAGRPQATSSAGEPLFKVNLPKYKKGECTAKPVKADPTFQYVDNLLDLIFHEVFQDPAPYVNEVLKIPIPADLSAQFEKPDKREVIASYVLRFNRGQV